The following coding sequences lie in one Prosthecobacter vanneervenii genomic window:
- a CDS encoding histidine phosphatase family protein has product MKSHLPGHPMQIYLIRHGQVEEGYHKVFGGSRINMGLSPRGVKQGEAVAEWLKDTPLDVMYASPMLRVQQTLAPMAAQRGMQPQILPGLREMDFGDWTGNTWDEIQSKFGMSAFDWLEIIESNRIPNGEDVANLKSRVQECMLQIIHAHPNGKVAVYCHGGIIRVILALLLEVPLAHLAHFNIEYGSISLVELLPERKHAVEIELLNFQPPIK; this is encoded by the coding sequence GTGAAATCTCATCTCCCCGGACATCCCATGCAGATCTACCTCATCCGCCACGGGCAGGTGGAGGAAGGATACCACAAGGTGTTTGGCGGATCGCGTATCAATATGGGGCTTTCTCCGCGCGGAGTGAAGCAGGGAGAAGCAGTGGCGGAATGGCTGAAGGACACGCCGCTGGATGTGATGTATGCCAGCCCGATGCTGCGCGTGCAGCAGACGCTGGCACCGATGGCGGCACAGCGCGGCATGCAGCCGCAGATCCTGCCAGGGCTGCGCGAGATGGATTTCGGCGACTGGACGGGGAACACGTGGGATGAGATCCAGAGCAAGTTTGGCATGAGCGCCTTTGACTGGCTGGAGATCATCGAGAGCAACCGGATCCCGAATGGTGAGGATGTGGCGAACCTGAAGAGCCGCGTGCAGGAGTGCATGCTGCAGATCATTCACGCGCACCCAAACGGCAAGGTGGCGGTGTACTGCCACGGCGGGATCATTCGCGTGATCCTGGCGCTGCTGCTCGAAGTGCCCCTGGCACATCTGGCGCACTTCAACATCGAGTACGGCAGCATCAGCCTGGTGGAGCTGCTGCCGGAGCGGAAGCACGCTGTGGAGATCGAGCTGCTGAATTTCCAGCCGCCCATCAAGTAA
- a CDS encoding autotransporter outer membrane beta-barrel domain-containing protein, giving the protein MNHLVFCRPVLTMLAAAAWMTSVVTAPLHAEVVVGNSFPDGGSASVQPYPTGMSVIDFFSQNGPGVHVQDFSVSQNYILNSVTIQMANATSTAGGFGLSLQTLSANGGGTVTFSLVQDLAGSSNPATAGSYTYTGSAPMAAGSSFWVVGQVGAGGGTYNWQTSSDGGSRYFVIANGSAGPGIPGPLNLNDVLLFASPGGGLLFSVDATLIDTEGALQLALGEQQGVLAGSQTVLGDVNNQLFNLRAGGGEEDDEGGIAASLDEGVVLGQGDGPESPIARRVRRSRQWEAFTTVNYGNLRLSPVSSQAGVQVDSWAPAVGLQRHLSRGLTAGFAVTILSSSQHYTGGLGSLNLDGPALSAYLSYVRKGFWGNLLYSFGDYQISSTRNPGGGLPFALGSTYAYTNAIQFNTGWNFRFQNGTLVTGPFAGIDYLHGSINAYSETGGGIAGMSYASQSFQSLVTRVGWSLSKKIATDFAVITPQVRLSYERQNVSSNGTSVQAINAPFSASGGNQSPGQDYMVAGGGVNFQFSPAFGLLLGYQTQFFRNNLQAHFGSVRLSYKF; this is encoded by the coding sequence ATGAACCACCTTGTTTTCTGCCGCCCAGTGCTGACTATGCTCGCTGCTGCGGCATGGATGACCTCTGTCGTGACCGCTCCGTTGCACGCGGAAGTTGTTGTGGGCAACTCCTTCCCCGATGGGGGCAGCGCTTCGGTACAGCCCTACCCCACGGGCATGAGCGTCATTGACTTTTTTTCCCAGAATGGGCCGGGTGTGCATGTGCAGGATTTTTCGGTTTCTCAAAACTACATCCTGAACTCTGTCACGATCCAGATGGCAAATGCAACGAGCACGGCGGGTGGTTTTGGCCTCAGCCTGCAAACCTTGAGTGCCAACGGCGGTGGAACAGTCACCTTCTCTCTTGTGCAAGATCTTGCGGGTTCGTCTAATCCTGCCACTGCGGGCTCCTACACGTACACGGGTTCGGCTCCAATGGCGGCTGGCAGCAGTTTCTGGGTGGTCGGCCAAGTGGGAGCAGGCGGAGGAACGTATAACTGGCAAACTTCCTCCGACGGTGGCTCAAGATATTTTGTGATAGCCAATGGCTCTGCCGGTCCGGGCATTCCTGGGCCGCTCAATCTCAATGATGTGTTGCTGTTCGCTTCGCCGGGCGGGGGACTGCTCTTCAGCGTAGATGCCACGCTGATCGACACCGAGGGGGCGCTGCAACTGGCCCTGGGAGAGCAGCAGGGCGTGCTGGCTGGCAGCCAGACGGTGCTGGGAGACGTGAATAACCAGCTTTTCAACCTGCGCGCAGGCGGCGGGGAAGAAGATGATGAAGGCGGAATAGCAGCCTCTTTGGATGAGGGGGTCGTGCTAGGCCAGGGAGATGGGCCGGAAAGTCCCATCGCACGCCGTGTCCGCCGTTCACGCCAGTGGGAGGCCTTCACGACGGTGAACTATGGCAATCTGCGGCTCAGCCCTGTCAGCAGCCAGGCGGGTGTGCAGGTGGACTCCTGGGCCCCTGCCGTGGGCCTGCAGCGGCATCTCAGCCGCGGTCTCACTGCGGGTTTTGCGGTCACCATCCTCAGCAGCAGCCAGCACTACACCGGTGGCCTGGGCAGTCTGAATCTGGACGGCCCGGCTCTCTCGGCCTATCTCTCGTATGTGCGGAAAGGATTCTGGGGGAACCTGCTCTACAGCTTTGGCGACTACCAGATCAGCTCTACGCGCAATCCTGGAGGCGGTCTGCCCTTTGCTCTGGGCTCCACGTATGCCTATACCAACGCCATCCAGTTCAACACCGGCTGGAACTTCCGCTTTCAGAACGGCACGCTGGTCACCGGGCCCTTTGCAGGCATTGATTACCTTCATGGCTCGATCAATGCCTACAGCGAAACCGGCGGTGGTATTGCCGGCATGAGCTACGCCAGCCAGAGCTTTCAGTCGCTAGTCACCCGTGTGGGCTGGAGCCTGTCTAAAAAGATCGCCACGGACTTTGCGGTGATCACACCGCAGGTGCGCCTGAGCTATGAGCGCCAGAACGTGAGCAGCAACGGTACAAGTGTGCAGGCCATCAATGCCCCCTTTTCCGCCAGCGGTGGAAATCAGAGCCCGGGACAGGACTACATGGTGGCGGGCGGCGGGGTGAACTTCCAGTTTTCTCCGGCTTTTGGCCTGCTGCTGGGCTACCAGACTCAGTTTTTCCGCAACAATCTTCAGGCGCACTTCGGCAGCGTGCGACTTTCTTACAAGTTCTAG
- the fbaA gene encoding class II fructose-bisphosphate aldolase, which produces MPVATPAQYRAMLDAAQKGGYAYPAINVTSLPTINGALKAFAESKSDGIIQVSTGGGEFASGTSVKDMALGAIVLAEAVHILAERYNVLVALHTDHCHPKNVEKFLKPLLAATKARREAGKGNLFNSHMFDGSELPLEENMRVSKELLQQCAELDIILEIEAGVVGGEEDGHDTSGVANDKLYTTPEDMLTVYETLNGIGRFMFAATFGNVHGAYKPGAVKLKPTILRDGQAAVTAKYGAAAEMDLVFHGGSGTPLEEIRETLGYGVIKMNIDTDTQYAFTRPIVGHMMKNYDGVLKIDGEVGDKKAYDPRSYLKKGEQGLCDRMKEACDDLLSTGKTIFGTV; this is translated from the coding sequence ATGCCAGTCGCCACACCCGCCCAGTACCGTGCCATGCTTGATGCCGCCCAGAAGGGTGGATACGCCTATCCGGCCATCAACGTCACCTCCCTGCCCACGATCAATGGCGCACTGAAGGCTTTCGCCGAGTCCAAGTCCGACGGCATCATCCAGGTCTCCACCGGCGGTGGTGAGTTTGCCTCCGGCACCTCCGTCAAGGACATGGCCCTGGGTGCCATCGTGCTGGCCGAGGCCGTGCACATCCTGGCAGAGCGTTACAACGTGCTCGTGGCCCTGCACACCGACCACTGCCACCCGAAGAACGTGGAAAAATTCCTCAAGCCCCTCCTCGCCGCCACCAAGGCACGCCGCGAGGCCGGCAAGGGCAATCTCTTCAACTCCCACATGTTTGACGGCTCCGAACTGCCGCTGGAAGAGAACATGCGCGTGTCCAAGGAGCTGCTGCAGCAGTGCGCCGAACTGGACATCATCCTCGAAATCGAAGCCGGCGTGGTCGGTGGTGAGGAAGACGGCCACGACACCTCCGGTGTGGCCAATGACAAGCTTTACACCACCCCCGAAGACATGCTGACGGTGTATGAAACCCTCAACGGCATCGGCCGCTTTATGTTTGCCGCCACCTTTGGCAACGTGCACGGCGCCTACAAGCCAGGCGCAGTGAAGCTGAAGCCCACCATCCTGCGCGATGGCCAGGCCGCTGTGACCGCCAAGTACGGCGCGGCTGCCGAGATGGACCTCGTCTTCCACGGCGGCTCCGGCACTCCTCTGGAAGAAATCCGCGAGACGCTTGGCTACGGCGTCATCAAGATGAACATCGACACTGACACCCAGTACGCCTTCACCCGCCCGATCGTGGGCCACATGATGAAGAATTACGACGGCGTCCTCAAGATCGACGGCGAAGTGGGTGACAAGAAAGCCTACGACCCCCGCAGCTACCTCAAGAAAGGCGAGCAGGGCCTCTGCGACCGCATGAAGGAAGCCTGCGATGACCTGCTGAGCACCGGCAAGACCATCTTCGGCACGGTCTAA
- a CDS encoding aminopeptidase, protein MHDPRIDALSRQLVRYSTKVKKGDLVWIDLFDVPNTVGQSLIREVVAAGGMPMVRINDAVLTREQMIHASEKQYDIIAENNLALMKQTDCYIAVRGSHNITEAADVPPEQMKMVMAKLRPVQNERVNNSRWVVLRWPTASMAQQAGMSTQAFEDFFFRVCLLDYAALLPAMNALKKLMDKAKDVHITGPGTDLRFSLKGLKSYVCGGGHNIPDGEVFSAPVKESVEGVISYNAPTIYQGIAFDSVKLEFSKGKIVNATANNTAAINKILDSDEGARYIGEFAIGFNREIKEPMRDILFDEKIAGSFHFTPGQAYEGVADNGNRSQVHWDLVNIQRPEYGGGEIRFDGKLIRKDGKFLLPELKPLNY, encoded by the coding sequence ATGCACGATCCCCGTATTGACGCCCTCTCCCGCCAGCTCGTCCGCTACTCCACCAAGGTCAAAAAAGGCGACCTCGTCTGGATCGACCTTTTCGACGTGCCCAACACCGTGGGCCAGAGCCTCATCCGCGAAGTGGTCGCCGCAGGCGGCATGCCGATGGTTCGCATCAATGACGCCGTGCTCACCCGCGAGCAGATGATCCACGCCAGCGAAAAGCAGTACGACATCATCGCTGAAAACAACCTCGCCCTCATGAAGCAGACCGACTGCTACATCGCCGTGCGCGGCAGCCACAACATCACCGAGGCAGCCGACGTGCCCCCGGAGCAGATGAAGATGGTCATGGCCAAGCTCCGCCCCGTGCAGAATGAGCGTGTGAACAACAGCCGCTGGGTCGTCCTTCGCTGGCCCACCGCCTCCATGGCGCAGCAGGCCGGCATGAGCACCCAGGCCTTTGAAGACTTCTTCTTCCGCGTCTGCCTGCTCGACTACGCCGCGCTGCTTCCTGCCATGAACGCTTTGAAGAAGCTCATGGACAAGGCCAAGGACGTACACATTACCGGCCCGGGCACCGATCTGCGCTTCAGCCTCAAGGGGCTCAAGTCCTACGTCTGCGGCGGCGGTCACAACATCCCCGATGGCGAAGTCTTCTCCGCCCCCGTGAAGGAAAGCGTCGAGGGCGTCATCAGCTACAACGCCCCCACCATCTATCAGGGCATCGCTTTCGACAGCGTGAAACTCGAGTTCAGCAAAGGCAAGATCGTCAATGCCACCGCCAACAACACCGCCGCCATCAACAAGATCCTCGACAGCGACGAAGGCGCCCGCTACATCGGTGAATTCGCCATCGGCTTTAACCGCGAGATCAAGGAGCCCATGCGCGACATTCTCTTCGACGAAAAGATCGCTGGCAGCTTCCACTTCACCCCCGGCCAGGCCTACGAAGGCGTCGCCGACAACGGCAACCGCAGCCAGGTGCACTGGGACCTCGTGAACATCCAGCGCCCCGAATACGGCGGCGGCGAAATCCGCTTCGACGGCAAGCTCATCCGCAAGGACGGCAAGTTCCTGCTGCCTGAGCTCAAGCCGCTGAACTATTGA
- a CDS encoding MotA/TolQ/ExbB proton channel family protein: MPPLESFLSPGLLYGLEHGSLTCWVICGLLALFSITSWAVILSKHFLLSRVQKANLSFLREYRESNHALELYQQREPHEYSSFYHIYHAACRELSWYLLGEDEPGSTFAARLQGAGRITPSQMGAVQVAMERSVAEAALRLEARMGWVSTSLSAAPFLGLLGTVWGILDTFSTMTTAAGGATLSTLAPGITTALVTTVLGLLVAVPSMICYNALVNRIRGMVVRLDNFASEISAGFDRTFVDHRFSNEALPSLSALGTPSMPAFTGSSSSPIPSAAASHAMHARV; this comes from the coding sequence ATGCCGCCTCTGGAATCCTTTCTCTCCCCCGGCCTGCTATATGGTCTGGAACACGGCAGCCTCACCTGCTGGGTCATCTGCGGCTTGCTGGCATTGTTTTCCATCACCAGCTGGGCCGTCATCCTGAGCAAGCACTTCCTGCTCTCCCGGGTGCAGAAGGCGAATCTCTCCTTTCTGCGCGAGTATCGGGAGAGCAATCACGCGCTGGAGCTCTACCAGCAGCGGGAGCCGCATGAGTACTCCTCCTTTTACCACATCTACCACGCCGCCTGCCGGGAGCTCTCCTGGTATCTGCTGGGAGAGGACGAGCCCGGCTCCACCTTTGCCGCACGGCTGCAGGGCGCTGGGCGGATCACTCCTTCACAAATGGGTGCCGTACAGGTGGCCATGGAGCGCAGCGTGGCAGAGGCCGCCCTGCGTCTGGAGGCTCGCATGGGCTGGGTCTCCACCTCGCTGAGCGCAGCGCCCTTTCTAGGACTGCTGGGCACCGTGTGGGGCATTCTGGACACTTTCAGCACCATGACCACCGCTGCTGGAGGTGCCACGCTTTCCACCCTGGCCCCGGGCATCACCACCGCGCTAGTCACCACGGTGCTGGGCCTGCTGGTGGCCGTCCCCAGCATGATCTGCTACAACGCGCTCGTGAACCGCATTCGTGGCATGGTCGTAAGGCTGGACAACTTCGCCAGTGAGATCAGCGCCGGATTTGACCGCACCTTTGTGGACCACCGCTTCAGCAATGAGGCGCTGCCCAGCCTCAGCGCCCTGGGCACGCCCTCCATGCCCGCCTTCACCGGCAGCAGTTCCTCACCCATTCCCTCCGCCGCAGCCTCGCATGCCATGCATGCCCGCGTATGA